A section of the Brevinema andersonii genome encodes:
- the flgB gene encoding flagellar basal body rod protein FlgB codes for MIFGNTTLGIGRTAALLEKGLDASILRRNLIANNIANVDTPGYKRAELSFESQLRRAVDSEIPPRLETYRTDPRHISFNKKIDFRRIEGKISVEYDTSYRNDGNNVDIDRETADAAKNTMHYNLMMEIYNRNIKLLDLAMS; via the coding sequence ATGATATTTGGAAACACTACCTTAGGAATAGGAAGAACAGCAGCACTCCTAGAAAAAGGATTAGATGCTTCCATACTCCGCCGCAATCTTATTGCTAATAATATCGCAAACGTAGATACTCCAGGATATAAAAGAGCTGAGCTTAGTTTCGAATCGCAACTACGTAGGGCTGTTGATTCTGAAATTCCTCCCCGTCTTGAAACATATCGTACTGATCCTAGACATATCTCATTCAACAAAAAAATTGATTTCAGACGCATTGAAGGAAAAATCAGTGTTGAATACGACACTAGTTATCGCAACGACGGCAATAACGTCGATATAGACCGCGAAACCGCCGATGCTGCAAAAAATACTATGCACTACAATTTAATGATGGAAATTTACAACCGCAATATCAAACTTCTCGATTTGGCCATGTCATAA
- the alr gene encoding alanine racemase has translation MDFRTSAVINLEYLTHNISTIRKLIGSEAKLCIAVKGNAYGHGLIPIAHACADLNIDMLAVATPHEGRALRESGIQLPILVLTQHTKNEIPDLFRFGLIPLLSHIEYLQEYRLYVQKFQQPLTVHLKIDTGMSRGGFFPEDAVKAFQKIQNTTGINCTGIATHFASGENQTVTACQVELFTQTVNHIKSIAYNPLTIHACNSAGTFYFPQAHYDMVRIGLGAYGYGHNSLRPILSLYAQISQIKRIKRGTSVSYGGTWTASYDTNIATILIGYADGFSRNFSNKGQVQINNKLYPIVGNVCMDQILVNLGDDNYNIGTTVTILDDNQLSADILATKIDSIPHDILTNLSERVQRIYIKKREV, from the coding sequence ATGGATTTTAGAACTTCTGCAGTTATCAATTTGGAATACTTGACTCATAATATTTCAACTATTAGAAAATTAATCGGTTCAGAAGCAAAATTATGTATTGCAGTTAAAGGAAATGCATATGGACACGGATTAATTCCTATAGCTCATGCTTGTGCTGATCTTAATATTGATATGCTAGCAGTAGCTACTCCTCATGAAGGCAGGGCTTTACGTGAATCAGGTATTCAATTGCCCATTCTTGTTTTAACGCAACATACTAAAAACGAAATTCCAGATTTATTTCGTTTTGGATTGATTCCTCTGCTCAGCCATATAGAATATCTCCAAGAATATCGTCTTTACGTCCAAAAATTTCAACAACCATTAACAGTACATCTGAAAATAGACACAGGAATGAGTAGAGGAGGATTTTTCCCTGAAGACGCTGTCAAAGCATTCCAAAAAATCCAAAATACCACCGGAATTAATTGTACAGGCATTGCGACTCATTTTGCTTCAGGAGAAAACCAAACAGTTACAGCATGTCAGGTGGAACTTTTTACGCAGACAGTCAATCATATCAAATCAATAGCTTACAATCCATTAACAATACACGCCTGTAATAGCGCTGGTACTTTTTACTTTCCTCAAGCCCATTATGATATGGTACGCATTGGGTTAGGAGCTTACGGATACGGGCACAATTCATTAAGACCTATTTTATCGCTCTACGCGCAAATTTCACAGATCAAAAGAATTAAGAGGGGAACTTCAGTATCTTATGGAGGAACCTGGACTGCCTCCTATGACACAAACATAGCAACAATCTTGATAGGATATGCTGACGGATTTTCTCGAAATTTTTCTAATAAAGGACAGGTTCAAATTAATAATAAATTATATCCTATCGTAGGGAATGTATGCATGGATCAGATTTTAGTTAATTTAGGGGATGATAATTATAATATTGGGACAACAGTAACTATTCTTGACGACAATCAACTATCAGCAGACATTTTAGCAACAAAAATAGATTCTATTCCTCATGATATTTTAACTAATTTATCTGAACGTGTTCAAAGAATTTATATAAAAAAGAGAGAAGTATAA
- a CDS encoding stage II sporulation protein M, translating into MPNYKQFFIHSLKEFFYSCFIALTACLLLPQVWLYNLFFSLSNMISYIRFSFYTLLLSNLCSGLLIFFWGTRNDRFITFFLILNGTLLGVTLAFLKNISIIAGLLFPHAFFETPAIIALAALIRFYSASISTQHKKISIQTIILCFGLVIPLFIISAFLEARSHYGF; encoded by the coding sequence ATGCCCAATTATAAACAATTTTTCATACATTCATTAAAAGAATTTTTTTATTCTTGTTTTATTGCTTTGACTGCTTGCCTATTGCTTCCTCAAGTATGGCTTTATAACCTCTTTTTTTCATTGTCAAACATGATCTCTTATATTCGATTTTCTTTTTATACTCTTTTGCTGTCCAATCTTTGCTCTGGATTATTGATCTTTTTTTGGGGAACCCGAAATGATCGTTTTATTACTTTTTTTCTTATATTAAACGGAACTTTATTGGGAGTAACATTGGCATTTCTAAAAAATATATCAATAATAGCAGGGTTACTTTTTCCTCATGCTTTCTTTGAAACTCCCGCAATTATTGCACTAGCAGCGTTAATAAGATTTTATTCTGCCAGCATAAGCACACAACATAAAAAAATATCCATTCAAACAATTATCTTATGTTTCGGATTAGTTATTCCCCTTTTCATTATCAGCGCATTTCTAGAAGCAAGGAGCCATTATGGATTTTAG
- the mutL gene encoding DNA mismatch repair endonuclease MutL: MSICLLDPSTIMKIAAGEVIERPASAVRELLDNAIDAGANLISVELIAGGKNQIVITDNGVGIREEQITLAPVLHATSKISVFDDLQTLSTFGFRGEALASLAEVSSLTISSKPAKQEFGSSYTIEFGEKKNVLPKGMNSGTQITIADLFKTTPARLKFLGTDSGEYRACVQEFIKKTLAHPHTDFSLHHNNEQKYRLFPVQNILERIHYLFPDTKDILYSFNYQEAYISAWGFISHPSWYKPTRSHQFLFINNRPIEWQGLRQQVHLAYNNLLPPNRFPALFLYLDMDPKHIDFNVHPQKKEVRFENERLIADIIRRSIRQGIEKATNNGGITITKDDNITIRKNYSMPVQTRMPLYNFSPSQKSSSHSQHVSLFESDVSSSPIESQIFSAQYIGTIFSTYLIFESAHIMILVDFHAMHERIRYEKLKKMYNISIERQTIIPYIFEVSKTEADIFEGLSFEKLGFSHTRISETAFSIDAIPSFLSPSRIETILRDLLDLNKNTSLNESYIWDETCKMIACKGSVKSGELLSLEEIQELLREWQILSCPLSCPHGRPITIKISRPFLDKEFKRTGF, encoded by the coding sequence ATGTCTATCTGCTTATTGGATCCTTCTACTATTATGAAGATTGCTGCCGGAGAAGTTATCGAACGTCCAGCTTCTGCTGTACGTGAACTTCTGGATAATGCCATTGATGCTGGAGCTAACTTAATCTCAGTAGAACTCATTGCAGGAGGGAAAAATCAAATAGTAATTACGGATAACGGAGTTGGAATCAGAGAAGAGCAAATTACCCTTGCTCCAGTTTTGCATGCTACTAGTAAAATTTCCGTCTTTGATGATCTACAAACACTTTCTACATTTGGCTTTCGAGGCGAAGCTTTAGCTAGCTTAGCAGAAGTCTCTTCATTAACAATATCTTCCAAGCCTGCTAAACAAGAATTCGGTAGTAGCTATACTATTGAATTCGGAGAGAAAAAAAATGTCCTTCCAAAAGGAATGAATTCCGGAACCCAAATTACTATTGCTGATCTTTTCAAAACGACACCCGCTCGACTAAAATTTTTAGGCACGGACAGTGGCGAATATCGAGCCTGCGTACAAGAATTCATAAAAAAAACCTTAGCTCATCCTCATACCGACTTCTCACTACATCATAATAATGAACAAAAATACCGCCTATTTCCAGTACAGAATATATTAGAACGTATTCATTATCTTTTCCCTGATACAAAAGATATTTTATATTCTTTTAATTACCAAGAAGCTTATATTTCAGCATGGGGATTTATTTCGCATCCATCCTGGTATAAGCCGACACGTTCCCATCAATTTCTATTCATCAACAATAGGCCCATAGAATGGCAGGGGTTGCGCCAGCAAGTTCATTTGGCATATAATAACCTACTGCCACCCAACCGATTTCCTGCACTTTTTCTTTATCTTGACATGGATCCAAAACATATAGACTTCAACGTACATCCTCAAAAAAAAGAAGTACGTTTCGAAAATGAACGTCTTATTGCAGACATTATTAGGCGGAGCATTCGGCAAGGCATAGAAAAAGCAACAAACAATGGAGGAATCACTATTACGAAGGATGATAATATTACTATTCGAAAAAATTATAGTATGCCTGTACAAACTCGTATGCCTCTTTATAATTTTTCACCATCACAGAAATCGAGCAGTCATTCCCAGCATGTTTCTCTCTTTGAATCAGATGTTTCCTCTTCGCCTATAGAAAGCCAAATTTTTTCAGCACAATATATTGGCACCATATTTTCCACTTATCTTATATTTGAATCAGCCCATATAATGATTTTGGTGGATTTTCATGCTATGCATGAGAGAATCCGGTATGAAAAACTAAAAAAAATGTACAATATCTCTATCGAACGACAAACTATTATTCCTTATATTTTTGAGGTTAGCAAAACTGAAGCTGATATCTTTGAAGGGTTGTCCTTTGAAAAATTAGGCTTCAGCCACACACGAATAAGTGAAACAGCTTTTTCTATTGATGCTATTCCTTCATTTTTATCACCCTCTAGAATTGAAACCATACTAAGAGACCTACTTGACCTTAACAAAAACACTTCTTTGAATGAATCATACATATGGGATGAAACCTGTAAAATGATCGCATGTAAAGGATCTGTCAAATCAGGAGAGCTTCTGTCTCTAGAAGAAATCCAAGAGCTTTTGAGAGAATGGCAAATACTTAGCTGTCCGTTATCATGCCCTCATGGACGCCCGATTACTATCAAAATAAGCCGCCCTTTCCTCGACAAAGAATTTAAAAGAACAGGATTTTAG
- the lgt gene encoding prolipoprotein diacylglyceryl transferase, with amino-acid sequence MYLTHPAISTALFRIGDFGIRWYSLMYIFGFLFSYWWTKRECAKNRISFAKDNKLSTNNEFLSDFSFYIMLGVLLGGRLGYVLFYNFEYYFSENPIAIFKVWEGGMSFHGAFIGSYIGAFAALKIRHSILKPFSLLELSDIVLVSVPMGLAFGRFGNFINGELYGRPTTMPWGMVFPRRPELGHLGATVLPLEKAQPFIDAVQLQLIPNITEYTINNATYIQVPRHPSQLYHILLEGLFTLTVQMILYYKIPQSRYKGFLTATFLILYGISRIITEFFREPDIQIGFIAGNWLTVGMTLTFPMVIIGIILLIYTLKNKKPNIIRI; translated from the coding sequence ATGTATTTAACCCACCCTGCTATATCAACAGCACTATTCCGGATTGGAGATTTTGGAATACGCTGGTACAGCTTAATGTATATTTTCGGTTTTTTATTTTCTTATTGGTGGACAAAACGTGAATGTGCGAAAAATAGAATTTCTTTTGCTAAAGATAATAAATTATCGACTAACAACGAATTTTTAAGTGATTTTTCATTTTATATTATGCTCGGTGTACTTTTAGGAGGACGTTTAGGATATGTGCTTTTTTACAATTTTGAATACTATTTTTCTGAGAATCCCATAGCTATCTTCAAAGTATGGGAAGGGGGTATGAGTTTTCATGGTGCATTTATTGGTTCGTACATAGGAGCATTTGCTGCACTCAAAATCCGTCACTCAATTCTTAAACCTTTCAGCTTATTGGAATTGTCAGATATTGTATTAGTTTCAGTTCCTATGGGGCTTGCATTCGGACGATTTGGCAACTTCATCAACGGCGAACTTTACGGCAGACCCACTACTATGCCATGGGGCATGGTATTTCCGCGAAGACCAGAATTAGGGCATCTTGGAGCTACCGTATTGCCTTTGGAAAAAGCTCAACCCTTTATTGATGCCGTACAATTGCAACTTATTCCTAACATTACTGAATACACAATCAATAATGCTACATACATTCAGGTACCTAGGCATCCATCCCAATTATATCATATATTACTGGAAGGATTATTTACTTTAACTGTGCAGATGATTTTATACTATAAAATTCCGCAATCGCGATATAAAGGTTTTCTAACAGCTACATTTCTTATTTTATATGGAATTTCACGAATTATTACAGAATTTTTCAGAGAACCTGATATTCAAATAGGATTTATTGCTGGTAATTGGCTGACAGTAGGTATGACGCTTACATTTCCGATGGTAATAATCGGAATTATTTTATTAATTTACACCCTCAAAAACAAAAAACCCAATATTATTAGGATTTAA
- a CDS encoding ribonuclease R family protein, translated as MLQKNLLHFLSDKKELDIASIYKHLNITIPKEKKNVQHYLKQWKQYGAININLKKGTIKIIDLSLCTSHSNAAPRHTKPILTAGKVEDDFTLIKDRYSLPEKFSFGATQEIKEKIWGKSQDTYRQDLKKEFIITIDGEDSKDLDDAISIQKHFFGKWTLGVHIADVSYYVPQNSILDKEAYKRANSYYFINKVIPMLPKELSNDLCSLNPKENKRTLSIFITFNKNGEVLKYNIIPTWICSHYRLTYQKVQAIMNNQTETDPVLQKNINLMKEFYKILYKKRINNGSIDFNFKERKIILDKNGNPTKIYQKDRLDSERLIEEFMLSANQAVGDFLTKKKLGLFRIHDTPPPEKYKDLKKFAAKLGVKLPDIPRPQDIQLFLASLETSPLKMSGEVLVLRSMAQAVYHRENIGHFGLSFPLYAHFTSPIRRYADLVVHRLIKFFLFSSHNAKQPYTENELDKIAQHISAQERIAMEAERDFFKIKAARYMKPYEGQEFAGIISSIANFGIFVEMEGTGIEAMIRYAAMNDYMIFDEENLLAKNKRGTKIYRLGNKVRIRITKINMERCFIDAEFIHP; from the coding sequence TTGTTACAGAAAAATTTGCTTCATTTTCTATCAGACAAAAAAGAATTAGATATTGCTTCAATTTACAAACATTTGAATATAACAATACCAAAAGAAAAAAAAAACGTTCAGCATTACTTAAAACAGTGGAAACAATATGGTGCAATAAATATTAATTTAAAAAAAGGTACAATAAAAATTATTGATCTATCTTTATGTACTTCTCATTCTAATGCAGCTCCGAGACATACCAAACCAATTTTAACAGCAGGTAAAGTTGAAGATGATTTCACTCTTATCAAAGATCGCTACTCTTTACCTGAAAAATTTTCTTTTGGTGCCACTCAAGAAATCAAAGAGAAAATTTGGGGGAAATCGCAAGATACTTATCGCCAAGATCTAAAAAAAGAATTTATAATTACTATTGATGGTGAAGATTCAAAAGATTTAGATGATGCAATCAGTATCCAAAAACACTTCTTTGGTAAATGGACATTAGGCGTACATATTGCAGATGTCTCCTATTATGTGCCTCAAAATTCAATTCTAGATAAAGAAGCATATAAAAGAGCTAATAGTTATTATTTCATTAATAAAGTGATTCCGATGTTGCCGAAAGAATTATCAAACGATTTATGCAGCTTGAATCCTAAAGAAAATAAACGAACATTGAGCATTTTCATTACATTTAATAAAAACGGTGAAGTATTGAAATATAACATTATACCAACATGGATTTGTTCACATTATCGATTGACTTATCAAAAAGTACAAGCAATTATGAATAATCAAACAGAAACAGATCCTGTTTTGCAAAAAAATATTAATCTCATGAAAGAATTTTATAAAATTCTATACAAAAAAAGAATTAATAATGGAAGCATTGATTTTAATTTCAAAGAAAGAAAAATTATATTAGACAAAAATGGCAATCCTACCAAAATCTACCAAAAAGACAGATTAGATTCGGAAAGGCTTATTGAAGAATTTATGCTTAGTGCCAACCAGGCAGTTGGTGATTTTCTTACTAAAAAAAAATTAGGTTTATTTCGAATACACGATACACCTCCTCCAGAAAAATATAAGGATTTAAAAAAATTCGCTGCTAAACTTGGAGTCAAATTACCAGATATACCACGTCCACAAGATATTCAATTGTTTCTTGCATCTCTGGAAACTTCCCCGCTAAAAATGAGTGGAGAAGTTTTAGTTTTGAGATCTATGGCACAAGCTGTTTATCATCGCGAAAATATCGGACATTTTGGATTAAGTTTTCCATTGTATGCACATTTTACATCTCCGATTCGCCGTTATGCTGATCTTGTTGTTCATCGGCTAATAAAATTTTTTCTATTTTCATCACACAATGCCAAGCAGCCTTACACTGAAAATGAACTTGATAAAATTGCACAGCATATTTCTGCACAAGAGCGGATTGCCATGGAAGCAGAACGGGATTTTTTTAAAATTAAAGCAGCCCGCTACATGAAACCTTACGAAGGTCAAGAATTTGCAGGAATTATTAGTTCCATAGCAAATTTTGGAATTTTTGTTGAAATGGAAGGCACTGGCATAGAAGCAATGATCCGTTATGCCGCGATGAATGATTATATGATATTCGACGAAGAAAATTTGCTCGCAAAAAATAAACGCGGCACTAAAATATATAGGCTTGGCAATAAGGTCCGTATCCGCATTACAAAAATCAATATGGAACGTTGTTTTATTGATGCAGAATTTATTCATCCTTAA
- a CDS encoding peptidylprolyl isomerase — protein MQKNIKLFIIFLLITACGIQQKLISYHNGQKTSYITVNQAIKDIQAFFPHISAEKIDQMQTNDDLLRNYILLTSLDPILLPLEAQKISNYQQDPQFIEKKEQLIKTLPYQLGYQKGQELIKKAINSQKVQSAEVSRIFFKKTEDEISNKNNLQQALETLNKLSLSSNIIEEFGNTAEAISQEPLGADNGGYLGEIIKGTYPDLDETIFSEKATGLYPEVIEGIHGYYVIYIHNPAKTSSIQDIDTYEFSPARQTLLYDYLNQNIKYLYSLDGDKVIIHNKTNNVSKISEKTPIISIWKKKYSLSQIKEILPILGFAQELDNLEILKLLASPERSGRNATIYQIAIMYKGYNSNIKQTKEYKDILAEQEQTLDLETAQQILGEKLFSSIDKNITMAELQEFYANTNNRPIKNYDKNDNPIFKTFAESKQELEQTILYNRHYAKLLELRNKLIEDFKISWSDSGIITYKNKLNKAYNNYQKQLMQN, from the coding sequence ATGCAAAAAAATATCAAATTGTTTATTATTTTTCTTTTAATAACAGCATGTGGCATTCAACAAAAATTAATCAGTTATCATAATGGTCAAAAAACATCTTATATTACGGTAAATCAGGCAATTAAAGATATACAAGCTTTTTTCCCCCATATTTCAGCAGAAAAAATAGATCAAATGCAAACTAATGATGATCTATTAAGAAACTATATTTTATTAACTTCATTAGATCCTATTTTATTACCTCTTGAAGCACAAAAAATATCCAATTACCAACAAGATCCTCAATTTATTGAGAAAAAAGAGCAATTAATAAAAACTTTACCTTATCAATTAGGTTATCAAAAAGGTCAAGAACTAATAAAAAAAGCAATAAACTCTCAAAAAGTACAATCTGCAGAAGTTTCTCGAATTTTTTTCAAAAAAACAGAAGATGAAATTTCTAATAAAAACAATTTACAACAAGCGTTAGAGACACTCAATAAATTATCATTATCTTCTAATATTATTGAAGAATTTGGGAATACAGCAGAAGCAATTTCTCAGGAACCTTTAGGTGCCGATAATGGCGGATATTTAGGCGAAATTATTAAAGGAACCTATCCTGATCTAGATGAAACTATTTTTAGTGAAAAAGCAACTGGACTTTACCCTGAAGTAATTGAAGGCATTCATGGTTATTATGTTATTTATATTCACAACCCTGCAAAAACATCAAGTATTCAAGACATTGATACCTATGAATTTTCTCCGGCACGGCAAACATTACTATATGATTATCTCAACCAAAATATTAAATATTTGTATTCACTAGACGGTGATAAAGTAATTATTCATAACAAAACAAACAATGTATCAAAAATTTCTGAAAAAACACCTATCATTAGTATCTGGAAAAAGAAATATTCACTTTCCCAAATTAAAGAAATCTTGCCTATTCTGGGGTTTGCCCAAGAATTAGATAATTTAGAAATTCTAAAACTTTTAGCATCACCAGAACGAAGCGGCAGAAATGCTACAATTTATCAAATTGCTATAATGTACAAAGGATATAACTCTAATATTAAACAAACCAAAGAATACAAAGATATCCTAGCAGAACAAGAACAAACATTGGATCTTGAAACAGCTCAACAAATTTTAGGAGAGAAACTCTTTAGTTCCATTGATAAAAATATTACTATGGCAGAATTACAGGAATTTTATGCAAATACTAACAACAGGCCAATCAAAAATTATGATAAAAATGACAATCCTATTTTTAAAACTTTTGCTGAATCTAAGCAGGAATTAGAACAGACAATTTTATATAATCGTCATTATGCAAAATTATTAGAATTAAGAAATAAATTAATAGAAGATTTTAAAATTTCGTGGTCTGATTCTGGTATTATTACATATAAAAACAAACTGAATAAAGCCTATAATAATTATCAAAAACAATTAATGCAAAACTAA